Proteins encoded within one genomic window of Cellulomonas flavigena DSM 20109:
- a CDS encoding DEAD/DEAH box helicase encodes MGPGELLEVLLAGGRRADRATHVRELPARPGVRADWPAWADADLVRGYRALGVERPWEHQVDAAEAAWSGRHTVLATSTGSGKSLAFWLPAVSAVRRGAVGALLDPGRIESATRRPTVLYLGPTKALAADQLAGLERLLAAAGTRDVRVATCDGDTSRDERRWVREHADVVLTNPDFLHFALLPAHTSWSRVLSSLAFVVVDECHAFRGVFGAHVALVLRRLRRLAAAYDAAPVVVLASATTSDPAASAARLLGVEPGDVHAVTADTSPAGRRTVVLWQPPELPSGDGPWASLLPDEDPWSTVITVPASDGAARALAGADDSGTQDAAGATDGAGAPAGPAPVAEGSGPVGTGERLVAVPRDRPRRTATAEVADLLADLVAAGARVLAFTRSRRGAESVAATTRAHLAEVDPTLPSLVSSYRGGYLPEERRALERAIRAGHLRALATTNALELGVDISGLDAVLIAGWPGTRVSLWQQAGRAGRAGADGLVVLVSREDPLDTYLVHHPEAALDVPVEATVFDPGNPYVLAPHLCAAAAERPLRADELDLFGPRAPELLAELTARGILRRRSSGWYWTHAEPASRMTDLRGAGGDPVRVVETATGRLLGTVDAASADATVHPGAVYVHLGTTYVVDELHLQDGVALATRRAVDHGTWARWVTSTTVVDVEREVAWGPLTWSYGQVDVTTQVIGYQRRRLPDLQVLSTHDLDLPARTLRTTAVWWTTPPEVLAEAGVTLEVAPGALHAAEHASIGLLPLLATCDRWDLGGLSTLQHPDTGQATVFVHDGHPGGAGFAERGFELGPVWLTATRDAIAACPCATGCPACVQSPKCGNGNEPLDKAGALRLLSTVLRHAADAPTPDDPAAR; translated from the coding sequence GTGGGTCCCGGTGAGCTGCTCGAGGTGCTCCTCGCCGGTGGGCGACGGGCCGACCGGGCGACCCACGTGCGCGAGCTCCCGGCGCGGCCGGGGGTCCGCGCGGACTGGCCCGCGTGGGCCGACGCGGACCTGGTGCGCGGGTACCGGGCGCTGGGCGTCGAACGGCCCTGGGAACACCAGGTCGACGCGGCCGAGGCAGCGTGGTCGGGCCGGCACACCGTGCTCGCGACGTCCACCGGGTCCGGCAAGTCGCTGGCCTTCTGGCTGCCCGCGGTCTCGGCCGTGCGGCGTGGTGCCGTGGGGGCGCTGCTGGACCCGGGACGCATCGAGTCGGCGACGCGGCGCCCGACGGTGCTGTACCTGGGCCCGACGAAGGCGCTCGCAGCGGACCAGCTCGCGGGGCTCGAGCGTCTGCTGGCAGCGGCGGGGACGCGCGACGTGCGGGTCGCGACGTGCGACGGCGACACGTCGCGCGACGAGCGCCGCTGGGTGCGCGAGCACGCGGACGTCGTCCTCACCAACCCCGACTTCCTGCACTTCGCGCTGCTGCCCGCGCACACGTCGTGGTCGCGCGTGCTGTCGTCGCTGGCCTTCGTGGTCGTCGACGAGTGCCACGCGTTCCGCGGTGTGTTCGGCGCGCACGTCGCGTTGGTGCTGCGCCGGCTGCGGCGCCTGGCCGCGGCGTACGATGCCGCGCCGGTGGTCGTGCTGGCGTCGGCCACGACCTCCGACCCGGCCGCGAGCGCCGCCCGTCTGCTGGGCGTCGAGCCCGGTGACGTGCACGCCGTCACGGCGGACACGTCGCCGGCCGGGCGCAGGACCGTCGTGCTGTGGCAGCCGCCGGAGCTGCCCAGTGGCGACGGGCCGTGGGCGTCGCTGCTGCCCGACGAGGACCCGTGGTCGACGGTGATCACCGTGCCGGCGAGCGACGGCGCGGCCCGCGCGCTCGCCGGGGCGGACGACAGCGGTACGCAGGACGCGGCCGGCGCCACGGACGGTGCCGGAGCGCCGGCGGGGCCGGCACCTGTCGCCGAGGGGTCGGGGCCGGTGGGCACGGGTGAGCGCCTCGTCGCGGTGCCCCGGGACCGTCCGCGACGCACGGCGACGGCGGAGGTCGCCGACCTGCTGGCGGACCTGGTCGCGGCCGGGGCCCGCGTGCTGGCGTTCACGCGGTCGCGGCGCGGCGCGGAGTCGGTCGCCGCGACGACGCGGGCCCACCTGGCGGAGGTCGACCCGACGCTGCCGTCGCTCGTGTCGTCGTACCGCGGCGGCTACCTGCCCGAGGAGCGGCGTGCCCTGGAGCGTGCCATCCGCGCCGGGCACCTGCGGGCCCTCGCGACGACGAACGCGCTGGAGCTGGGCGTCGACATCTCGGGGCTCGACGCGGTGCTCATCGCCGGCTGGCCGGGAACACGTGTCTCGCTGTGGCAGCAGGCGGGCCGCGCCGGGCGGGCGGGCGCGGACGGCCTCGTCGTGCTCGTCTCGCGCGAGGACCCGCTCGACACGTACCTCGTGCACCACCCGGAGGCGGCGCTGGACGTGCCCGTCGAGGCCACCGTGTTCGACCCGGGCAACCCGTACGTGCTCGCGCCGCACCTGTGCGCGGCCGCCGCGGAGCGTCCGCTGCGCGCGGACGAGCTCGACCTGTTCGGCCCGCGGGCGCCCGAGCTGCTGGCCGAGCTCACCGCGCGCGGCATCCTGCGTCGCCGCTCGTCCGGCTGGTACTGGACGCACGCCGAGCCGGCGAGCCGCATGACGGACCTGCGCGGCGCCGGCGGCGACCCCGTGCGCGTCGTCGAGACGGCGACGGGCCGTCTGCTGGGCACCGTGGACGCCGCGTCGGCCGACGCGACCGTGCACCCCGGGGCCGTGTACGTGCACCTGGGCACGACGTACGTGGTCGACGAGCTGCACCTGCAGGACGGTGTCGCCCTGGCGACGCGACGGGCCGTCGACCACGGCACGTGGGCGCGCTGGGTGACCTCGACGACCGTCGTCGACGTCGAGCGCGAGGTCGCGTGGGGTCCGCTGACGTGGTCCTACGGACAGGTGGACGTGACGACGCAGGTGATCGGGTACCAGCGGCGACGGCTCCCGGACCTGCAGGTGCTCTCGACGCACGACCTCGACCTGCCCGCGCGCACGCTGCGCACGACCGCCGTGTGGTGGACGACCCCGCCCGAGGTGCTGGCCGAGGCCGGTGTCACGCTCGAGGTCGCCCCGGGTGCGCTGCACGCCGCCGAGCACGCGTCGATCGGTCTGCTGCCCCTGCTCGCGACGTGCGACCGCTGGGACCTCGGCGGACTGTCGACGCTTCAGCACCCGGACACCGGGCAGGCGACGGTGTTCGTCCACGACGGGCACCCCGGCGGTGCGGGGTTCGCCGAGCGCGGCTTCGAGCTGGGGCCGGTGTGGCTCACCGCGACGCGGGACGCGATCGCCGCCTGCCCGTGCGCGACGGGCTGCCCGGCGTGCGTCCAGTCCCCCAAGTGCGGCAACGGGAACGAGCCGCTCGACAAGGCCGGCGCCCTGCGCCTGCTGTCCACCGTCCTGCGCCACGCCGCGGACGCGCCGACGCCGGACGACCCCGCCGCGCGCTGA
- a CDS encoding TadE family type IV pilus minor pilin codes for MSDRGAVTAELAVGMVAVAVVLVAVLATGAATVARLTCLDAARTGARVAALGEPDDVVVAAARRVLGDRGEVRVARDEGWVTVTVSTPFTGWSVLGGARAQGSATSWAEP; via the coding sequence GTGAGCGACCGCGGCGCCGTCACCGCCGAGCTCGCGGTGGGCATGGTCGCCGTCGCCGTGGTGCTGGTCGCGGTCCTCGCGACCGGGGCCGCCACCGTCGCGCGGCTGACGTGCCTCGACGCCGCTCGCACGGGTGCCCGGGTCGCGGCCCTCGGCGAGCCCGACGACGTGGTCGTCGCTGCGGCCCGTCGCGTGCTCGGCGACCGGGGTGAGGTGCGCGTCGCGCGTGACGAGGGCTGGGTCACCGTCACCGTGAGTACGCCGTTCACCGGCTGGTCGGTCCTCGGCGGCGCACGGGCACAGGGCTCCGCGACGAGCTGGGCGGAACCGTGA
- a CDS encoding DUF4244 domain-containing protein: protein MAHVTRAETEGETRKNRAGRSASPTHTERAVTGGVAAVVAAARGRTSAARTAAHDAGMATAEYAIATLAAVGFAGLLLVVLKGNEVKGLLSGIVRQALGG, encoded by the coding sequence ATGGCACACGTGACGAGGGCCGAGACCGAGGGCGAGACACGGAAGAACAGGGCGGGCCGGTCCGCCTCGCCCACGCACACCGAGCGCGCGGTGACGGGCGGCGTGGCAGCGGTGGTCGCCGCAGCACGGGGGCGGACCAGCGCTGCCCGGACGGCGGCGCACGACGCGGGCATGGCGACCGCGGAGTACGCGATCGCGACGCTGGCCGCGGTCGGGTTCGCGGGCCTGCTGCTCGTGGTGCTCAAGGGCAACGAGGTGAAGGGCCTGCTGTCCGGCATCGTGCGTCAGGCGCTCGGCGGATGA
- a CDS encoding type II secretion system F family protein: MLELCAAAVRGGAPVPTALAVTGRHLGGADGDALARAGTALALGAPWDAAWAGAPPSVAALARALRGGWDAGASPRPALRAAAAGLRREHRAHVRAAAGALGVRLTLPLGACFLPAFVLLGLVPVVLGLAGDLRAVVP; this comes from the coding sequence GTGCTCGAACTGTGCGCGGCCGCCGTCCGTGGCGGCGCGCCGGTGCCGACCGCGCTCGCGGTGACGGGCCGGCACCTCGGCGGCGCGGACGGCGACGCGCTCGCCCGCGCCGGGACGGCGCTCGCCCTCGGCGCACCCTGGGACGCCGCCTGGGCGGGCGCCCCGCCGTCGGTCGCTGCGCTCGCGCGGGCGCTGCGCGGCGGCTGGGACGCCGGAGCCTCACCACGCCCCGCGCTGCGTGCCGCCGCTGCCGGTCTACGCCGCGAGCACCGGGCGCACGTCCGCGCCGCCGCCGGGGCGCTCGGTGTGCGGCTCACGCTCCCGCTCGGCGCGTGCTTCCTGCCGGCGTTCGTGCTCCTCGGGCTGGTCCCCGTGGTGCTCGGTCTCGCCGGTGACCTCCGAGCGGTCGTGCCCTGA
- a CDS encoding type II secretion system F family protein, with translation MSVVVGVLVAVAVVVLPAPAAGRLRVVAGPGWMTGPGRASVVGRSARSGLAGASGRPGAGRGSSGAPRGAAGGRRRAAPEDLASVLHAVSARVRAGAPPGAAWGAVLGQTVTGDVPAVEALTAVVGDRSATRARARAVVAGAHVAAETGAPLADVLEHLADAVAADAEQAGELESALAGPRATARVLAALPVLGLLVGAGMGARPWDVLTDGGFGSAVAVTGVGLLVAGQVWVQALLRRAAAP, from the coding sequence GTGAGCGTCGTCGTCGGGGTGCTGGTGGCGGTGGCCGTCGTGGTGCTGCCGGCGCCGGCCGCGGGTCGGCTGCGGGTGGTCGCCGGGCCGGGGTGGATGACAGGACCCGGGCGAGCGTCGGTGGTCGGACGCTCGGCGAGGTCCGGGCTCGCGGGGGCGTCGGGACGTCCGGGCGCGGGCCGCGGATCGTCGGGCGCACCGCGCGGGGCGGCAGGAGGTCGGCGGCGTGCCGCGCCCGAGGACCTCGCGAGCGTCCTGCACGCGGTCTCCGCGCGCGTCCGAGCCGGTGCGCCGCCCGGCGCCGCGTGGGGTGCGGTGCTGGGGCAGACGGTGACCGGCGACGTGCCTGCCGTCGAGGCGCTGACCGCGGTGGTCGGCGACCGGTCGGCCACGCGCGCCCGGGCCCGCGCGGTCGTCGCGGGCGCGCACGTCGCCGCCGAGACGGGCGCACCGCTCGCCGACGTGCTCGAGCACCTCGCGGACGCCGTCGCCGCCGACGCCGAGCAGGCGGGCGAGCTGGAGTCGGCGCTCGCCGGGCCGCGCGCGACGGCGCGCGTCCTCGCGGCGCTGCCCGTGCTCGGCCTGCTCGTGGGCGCGGGCATGGGCGCGCGGCCGTGGGACGTGCTCACCGACGGCGGGTTCGGCAGCGCGGTGGCGGTCACGGGTGTCGGGCTGCTCGTCGCCGGACAGGTCTGGGTCCAGGCGCTGCTGCGCCGGGCCGCGGCGCCGTGA
- a CDS encoding TadA family conjugal transfer-associated ATPase, which yields MTGLLGRSAAPARRSVPDEVVAHVRDALRTRPHPAVDGLPALVDAALRAHGTLLGPEPLAATVRAVADTLLGAGPLQPWLDDPAVTDVLVNGARDVWVERDGALRRVDVDLGTPADVRALAVRLASAAGRRLDDAAPTVDARLPDGTRLHAVLPPLAEGCTVMSLRVVRPRAFTLAELVAAGAVPPTLEPVLRGIVTSRANVLVSGATGAGKTTLLAALLSLVPHDERVVLVEEAGELVADHPHVVRLTSRPPNVDGAGGVDLADLVRQALRMRPDRIVLGECRGAEVREVLAALNTGHEGGCATLHANTAADVPARLEALAALAGMDRAAVAAQAASAVDAVLHVRRVRHGPDAGRRHLAEIGVVERVGDGGLRVVTAVAVAEDGRVRPGEGWARLAARTEVGA from the coding sequence GTGACGGGCCTCCTCGGGCGCAGCGCGGCGCCGGCGCGCCGGTCCGTGCCCGACGAGGTCGTGGCGCACGTCCGCGACGCGCTGCGCACCCGCCCGCACCCAGCGGTCGACGGTCTGCCCGCGCTCGTCGACGCCGCCCTGCGCGCGCACGGGACGCTGCTCGGCCCCGAGCCGCTGGCGGCCACGGTGCGCGCCGTCGCCGACACGCTGCTCGGTGCCGGACCTCTGCAGCCCTGGCTCGACGACCCGGCCGTGACGGACGTGCTGGTCAACGGCGCGCGCGACGTGTGGGTGGAACGGGACGGCGCTCTGCGGCGCGTCGACGTGGACCTGGGGACCCCCGCCGACGTCCGCGCGCTCGCCGTCCGCCTCGCCTCGGCGGCAGGCCGCCGGCTCGACGACGCCGCGCCCACCGTCGACGCGCGCCTGCCCGACGGCACCCGTCTGCACGCCGTCCTGCCGCCGCTGGCCGAGGGGTGCACGGTGATGAGCCTGCGCGTCGTGCGGCCGCGCGCGTTCACCCTGGCCGAGCTCGTCGCGGCCGGTGCGGTACCGCCCACGCTCGAGCCCGTGCTGCGCGGGATCGTGACGTCGCGGGCCAACGTGCTGGTCTCGGGCGCCACCGGAGCGGGCAAGACGACCCTGCTCGCGGCGCTGCTGTCGCTCGTCCCGCACGACGAGCGCGTCGTGCTCGTGGAGGAGGCCGGGGAGCTCGTCGCCGACCACCCGCACGTCGTGCGGCTGACGAGCCGGCCGCCCAACGTCGACGGCGCGGGCGGCGTCGACCTCGCGGACCTCGTGCGCCAGGCGCTGCGCATGCGACCCGACCGGATCGTGCTGGGCGAGTGCCGCGGTGCCGAGGTGCGCGAGGTGCTCGCCGCGCTCAACACCGGCCACGAGGGCGGCTGCGCGACGCTGCACGCCAACACGGCCGCCGACGTCCCCGCCCGGCTGGAGGCGCTGGCCGCCCTCGCGGGGATGGACCGCGCGGCGGTCGCGGCGCAGGCCGCCAGTGCCGTCGACGCGGTGCTGCACGTGCGACGCGTGCGGCACGGCCCGGACGCCGGGCGGCGGCACCTCGCGGAGATCGGGGTCGTCGAACGGGTGGGCGACGGCGGGCTGCGGGTCGTCACCGCCGTCGCCGTGGCGGAGGACGGTCGGGTGCGGCCCGGCGAGGGCTGGGCGCGGCTCGCGGCACGCACCGAGGTCGGGGCGTGA
- a CDS encoding acetamidase/formamidase family protein, protein MLLDPGTGPVRAATYLPSTPDNVLWGRLPCAADAPVLTVDPGTEVTVDTLSHEGLLEDQGRDPRGFFGAHGLIDVLTDAVALAASDHPHDPVVDGPHVVTGPIAVRGARPGDVLAITVLEALPRVPYGVISNRHGRGALPGEMPEGGVDVVSVVARLDPTGTRAVMPRAAGSDRTVAFPLAPFPGILGVAVAGDERPHSVPPGAHGGNLDINLLQAGATLYLPVQVPDALVYVGDPHFAQGDGEVALTALEASLRVTVRLDLLPGAQALAELGPLTGPLVRTSEHLVPTGLDVDLDEALRACVRAALDLLQARFGMDRAHALAYLSAATDFDVSQVVDRVTGVHARIRLADFDEPGAGQVTGA, encoded by the coding sequence ATGCTGCTCGACCCCGGCACCGGCCCCGTCCGCGCCGCCACCTACCTGCCGTCGACCCCGGACAACGTCCTGTGGGGCCGGCTGCCGTGCGCCGCCGACGCGCCCGTCCTCACGGTCGACCCGGGCACCGAGGTCACGGTCGACACCCTGAGCCACGAGGGCCTCCTGGAGGACCAGGGGCGCGACCCGCGCGGGTTCTTCGGTGCGCACGGCCTGATCGACGTGCTCACCGACGCGGTGGCGCTCGCGGCGTCGGACCACCCGCACGACCCGGTGGTCGACGGCCCGCACGTCGTCACCGGCCCGATCGCGGTGCGCGGCGCCCGGCCGGGCGACGTCCTGGCGATCACCGTGCTCGAGGCCCTGCCCCGGGTGCCGTACGGCGTGATCTCCAACCGGCACGGTCGCGGCGCGCTGCCGGGCGAGATGCCCGAGGGTGGCGTCGACGTCGTCAGCGTGGTGGCCCGGCTCGACCCGACCGGCACCCGCGCGGTCATGCCCCGGGCGGCCGGCAGCGACCGCACCGTCGCGTTCCCCCTCGCGCCCTTCCCCGGCATCCTCGGCGTGGCCGTCGCGGGCGACGAGCGACCGCACTCCGTGCCCCCGGGCGCCCACGGCGGCAACCTCGACATCAACCTGCTGCAGGCCGGTGCGACGCTGTACCTGCCCGTGCAGGTACCCGACGCGCTGGTCTACGTGGGCGACCCGCACTTCGCGCAGGGCGACGGCGAGGTCGCGCTCACCGCGCTCGAGGCCTCGCTGCGGGTCACGGTCCGCCTCGACCTGCTGCCCGGCGCGCAGGCGCTCGCCGAGCTGGGGCCGCTGACCGGTCCCCTCGTCCGCACGTCGGAGCACCTCGTCCCGACAGGTCTCGACGTCGACCTCGACGAGGCGCTGCGGGCGTGCGTGCGCGCCGCTCTCGACCTGCTGCAGGCGCGCTTCGGCATGGACCGCGCGCACGCGCTGGCGTACCTGTCGGCGGCCACGGACTTCGACGTGTCGCAGGTCGTGGACCGCGTCACGGGCGTGCACGCCCGCATCCGCCTGGCCGACTTCGACGAGCCGGGTGCCGGGCAGGTCACCGGCGCATGA